In the Festucalex cinctus isolate MCC-2025b chromosome 10, RoL_Fcin_1.0, whole genome shotgun sequence genome, one interval contains:
- the pias4a gene encoding E3 SUMO-protein ligase PIAS4-A isoform X3: MVKSFRVSDLQTLLASMGRSKSGLKQDLVGRALRLVQTEYSPELLKNVRQLYESRFPRTSGWLAARRPEGIPVSYSSLSSAPSATSQGVEYLNGISKPMATPAPEVKLVPLPFYQTLETLLPPTELIAQNNETLQDSQCMFELTSSQADQIRNASEIRPRIKSIQVVLRICYTDSIGLQEDQYPPNIAVKVNQTYCHVPGSYPSNKPGVEPRRPCRPVDITPCLHLSTVTNRVTVTWGNFGKHYSVAVYLVRMFTASDLFNQLKLCSVESAERCRERIQDKLRFDPESEIATTGLRVSLICPLVKMRIGVPCRVLTCAHLQCFDAVFFLQMNEKKPTWTCPVCDKPAPFELLTIDGLLSEILKETSEEIEEIEYLTDGSWRPINDDKEKEKERERSDTPDYSMVDMCVPETNGHSPAHSSTSLSGKSGGAASASGGVAGGPPAPPGGVVVDLTLDSSSEEEGGGGGGDSEDTDDSADSPTPKRGRYNYDKDLVTAY, from the exons ATGGTCAAAAGTTTCCGGGTCTCTGACCTGCAGACTCTGCTGGCTTCTATGGGCCGCAGCAAGAGCGGCTTAAAGCAGGACCTGGTGGGCCGGGCGCTAAGGCTGGTCCAGACGGAATACAGCCCCGAGCTGCTCAAGAACGTGCGGCAGCTGTACGAGTCGCGCTTCCCCAGAACCTCTGGCTGGCTTGCGGCGCGGCGCCCGGAGGGCATCCCGGTTTCCTACTCGTCCCTCAGCTCGGCTCCGTCTGCCACCTCTCAGGGCGTTGAATACCTCAACGGCATCTCCAAACCAATGGCCACCCCGGCGCCAGAGGTGAAACTGGTGCCACTGCCCTTCTATCAGACTTTGGAgacactgctgccacctacaGAGCTCA ttgcCCAGAATAACGAGACATTGCAAGACAGTCAATGCATGTTTGAGTTAACATCAAGTCAAGCAGACCAAATCAGAAACGCAAG TGAAATACGGCCAAGAATTAAATCAATCCAGGTGGTTCTTAG AATATGTTACACAGACTCCATTGGGCTTCAGGAGGACCAATATCCTCCCAACATCGCTGTCAAAGTGAACCAGACCTACTGTCATGTCCCG GGCTCTTACCCATCTAACAAGCCTGGCGTGGAACCTCGCCGTCCGTGTCGACCTGTAGACATTACTCCTTGTTTGCATCTTTCCACCGTCACCAACAGAGTCACTGTCACCTGGGGAAACTTCGGCAAG catTACTCTGTGGCAGTGTATTTAGTGAGGATGTTCACCGCGTCGGACCTCTTCAACCAGCTTAAACTTTGCTCTGTGGAGAGTGCGGAGCGCTGTCGTGAGCGCA TTCAAGACAAGCTACGTTTTGACCCAGAGAGTGAGATTGCCACTACAGGCCTCAGGGTTTCTCTCATTTGTCCA CTGGTGAAGATGCGCATTGGTGTGCCATGTCGAGTTCTAACCTGCGCCCATCTACAGTGCTTCGACGCAGTCTTCTTTCTGCAGATGAATGAGAAGAAGCCCACATGGACCTGCCCCGTGTGTGACAAGCCGGCGCCCTTTGAGCTGCTCACTATTGATGG GTTGTTGTCTGAGATCCTGAAAGAGACGAGTGAGGAAATCGAGGAAATTGAGTACCTAACAGACGGCTCCTGGCGACCAATCAACGACGACAAGgagaaggaaaaggaaagagaACGCAGTGACACGCCAGATTACTCGATGGTCGATATGT GCGTGCCCGAGACAAACGGCCACTCACCGGCCCACAGCAGCACCAGCCTGTCAGGCAAATCCGGAGGGGCCGCGTCGGCGAGCGGCGGCGTCGCCGGAGGGCCCCCTGCGCCGCCCGGAGGCGTGGTGGTGGATCTGACTCTTGACTCGTCTTCTGAGGAGGAAgggggcggcggtggcggcgacaGCGAGGACACTGATGATAGCGCGGACAGCCCCACCCCCAAGAGGGGCCGATACAACTACGACAAGGACTTAGTCACCGCCTACTGA
- the pias4a gene encoding E3 SUMO-protein ligase PIAS4-A isoform X2 — protein sequence MAAELVEAMNMVKSFRVSDLQTLLASMGRSKSGLKQDLVGRALRLVQTEYSPELLKNVRQLYESRFPRTSGWLAARRPEGIPVSYSSLSSAPSATSQGVEYLNGISKPMATPAPEVKLVPLPFYQTLETLLPPTELIAQNNETLQDSQCMFELTSSQADQIRNASEIRPRIKSIQVVLRICYTDSIGLQEDQYPPNIAVKVNQTYCHVPGSYPSNKPGVEPRRPCRPVDITPCLHLSTVTNRVTVTWGNFGKHYSVAVYLVRMFTASDLFNQLKLCSVESAERCRERIQDKLRFDPESEIATTGLRVSLICPLVKMRIGVPCRVLTCAHLQCFDAVFFLQMNEKKPTWTCPVCDKPAPFELLTIDGLLSEILKETSEEIEEIEYLTDGSWRPINDDKEKEKERERSDTPDYSMVDMCVPETNGHSPAHSSTSLSGKSGGAASASGGVAGGPPAPPGGVVVDLTLDSSSEEEGGGGGGDSEDTDDSADSPTPKRGRYNYDKDLVTAY from the exons ATGGCGGCCGAACTGGTGGAAGCGATG AACATGGTCAAAAGTTTCCGGGTCTCTGACCTGCAGACTCTGCTGGCTTCTATGGGCCGCAGCAAGAGCGGCTTAAAGCAGGACCTGGTGGGCCGGGCGCTAAGGCTGGTCCAGACGGAATACAGCCCCGAGCTGCTCAAGAACGTGCGGCAGCTGTACGAGTCGCGCTTCCCCAGAACCTCTGGCTGGCTTGCGGCGCGGCGCCCGGAGGGCATCCCGGTTTCCTACTCGTCCCTCAGCTCGGCTCCGTCTGCCACCTCTCAGGGCGTTGAATACCTCAACGGCATCTCCAAACCAATGGCCACCCCGGCGCCAGAGGTGAAACTGGTGCCACTGCCCTTCTATCAGACTTTGGAgacactgctgccacctacaGAGCTCA ttgcCCAGAATAACGAGACATTGCAAGACAGTCAATGCATGTTTGAGTTAACATCAAGTCAAGCAGACCAAATCAGAAACGCAAG TGAAATACGGCCAAGAATTAAATCAATCCAGGTGGTTCTTAG AATATGTTACACAGACTCCATTGGGCTTCAGGAGGACCAATATCCTCCCAACATCGCTGTCAAAGTGAACCAGACCTACTGTCATGTCCCG GGCTCTTACCCATCTAACAAGCCTGGCGTGGAACCTCGCCGTCCGTGTCGACCTGTAGACATTACTCCTTGTTTGCATCTTTCCACCGTCACCAACAGAGTCACTGTCACCTGGGGAAACTTCGGCAAG catTACTCTGTGGCAGTGTATTTAGTGAGGATGTTCACCGCGTCGGACCTCTTCAACCAGCTTAAACTTTGCTCTGTGGAGAGTGCGGAGCGCTGTCGTGAGCGCA TTCAAGACAAGCTACGTTTTGACCCAGAGAGTGAGATTGCCACTACAGGCCTCAGGGTTTCTCTCATTTGTCCA CTGGTGAAGATGCGCATTGGTGTGCCATGTCGAGTTCTAACCTGCGCCCATCTACAGTGCTTCGACGCAGTCTTCTTTCTGCAGATGAATGAGAAGAAGCCCACATGGACCTGCCCCGTGTGTGACAAGCCGGCGCCCTTTGAGCTGCTCACTATTGATGG GTTGTTGTCTGAGATCCTGAAAGAGACGAGTGAGGAAATCGAGGAAATTGAGTACCTAACAGACGGCTCCTGGCGACCAATCAACGACGACAAGgagaaggaaaaggaaagagaACGCAGTGACACGCCAGATTACTCGATGGTCGATATGT GCGTGCCCGAGACAAACGGCCACTCACCGGCCCACAGCAGCACCAGCCTGTCAGGCAAATCCGGAGGGGCCGCGTCGGCGAGCGGCGGCGTCGCCGGAGGGCCCCCTGCGCCGCCCGGAGGCGTGGTGGTGGATCTGACTCTTGACTCGTCTTCTGAGGAGGAAgggggcggcggtggcggcgacaGCGAGGACACTGATGATAGCGCGGACAGCCCCACCCCCAAGAGGGGCCGATACAACTACGACAAGGACTTAGTCACCGCCTACTGA
- the pias4a gene encoding E3 SUMO-protein ligase PIAS4-A isoform X1: MNDEHHKALKNMVKSFRVSDLQTLLASMGRSKSGLKQDLVGRALRLVQTEYSPELLKNVRQLYESRFPRTSGWLAARRPEGIPVSYSSLSSAPSATSQGVEYLNGISKPMATPAPEVKLVPLPFYQTLETLLPPTELIAQNNETLQDSQCMFELTSSQADQIRNASEIRPRIKSIQVVLRICYTDSIGLQEDQYPPNIAVKVNQTYCHVPGSYPSNKPGVEPRRPCRPVDITPCLHLSTVTNRVTVTWGNFGKHYSVAVYLVRMFTASDLFNQLKLCSVESAERCRERIQDKLRFDPESEIATTGLRVSLICPLVKMRIGVPCRVLTCAHLQCFDAVFFLQMNEKKPTWTCPVCDKPAPFELLTIDGLLSEILKETSEEIEEIEYLTDGSWRPINDDKEKEKERERSDTPDYSMVDMCVPETNGHSPAHSSTSLSGKSGGAASASGGVAGGPPAPPGGVVVDLTLDSSSEEEGGGGGGDSEDTDDSADSPTPKRGRYNYDKDLVTAY, encoded by the exons ATGAATGATGAGCATCACAAGGCGCTTAAG AACATGGTCAAAAGTTTCCGGGTCTCTGACCTGCAGACTCTGCTGGCTTCTATGGGCCGCAGCAAGAGCGGCTTAAAGCAGGACCTGGTGGGCCGGGCGCTAAGGCTGGTCCAGACGGAATACAGCCCCGAGCTGCTCAAGAACGTGCGGCAGCTGTACGAGTCGCGCTTCCCCAGAACCTCTGGCTGGCTTGCGGCGCGGCGCCCGGAGGGCATCCCGGTTTCCTACTCGTCCCTCAGCTCGGCTCCGTCTGCCACCTCTCAGGGCGTTGAATACCTCAACGGCATCTCCAAACCAATGGCCACCCCGGCGCCAGAGGTGAAACTGGTGCCACTGCCCTTCTATCAGACTTTGGAgacactgctgccacctacaGAGCTCA ttgcCCAGAATAACGAGACATTGCAAGACAGTCAATGCATGTTTGAGTTAACATCAAGTCAAGCAGACCAAATCAGAAACGCAAG TGAAATACGGCCAAGAATTAAATCAATCCAGGTGGTTCTTAG AATATGTTACACAGACTCCATTGGGCTTCAGGAGGACCAATATCCTCCCAACATCGCTGTCAAAGTGAACCAGACCTACTGTCATGTCCCG GGCTCTTACCCATCTAACAAGCCTGGCGTGGAACCTCGCCGTCCGTGTCGACCTGTAGACATTACTCCTTGTTTGCATCTTTCCACCGTCACCAACAGAGTCACTGTCACCTGGGGAAACTTCGGCAAG catTACTCTGTGGCAGTGTATTTAGTGAGGATGTTCACCGCGTCGGACCTCTTCAACCAGCTTAAACTTTGCTCTGTGGAGAGTGCGGAGCGCTGTCGTGAGCGCA TTCAAGACAAGCTACGTTTTGACCCAGAGAGTGAGATTGCCACTACAGGCCTCAGGGTTTCTCTCATTTGTCCA CTGGTGAAGATGCGCATTGGTGTGCCATGTCGAGTTCTAACCTGCGCCCATCTACAGTGCTTCGACGCAGTCTTCTTTCTGCAGATGAATGAGAAGAAGCCCACATGGACCTGCCCCGTGTGTGACAAGCCGGCGCCCTTTGAGCTGCTCACTATTGATGG GTTGTTGTCTGAGATCCTGAAAGAGACGAGTGAGGAAATCGAGGAAATTGAGTACCTAACAGACGGCTCCTGGCGACCAATCAACGACGACAAGgagaaggaaaaggaaagagaACGCAGTGACACGCCAGATTACTCGATGGTCGATATGT GCGTGCCCGAGACAAACGGCCACTCACCGGCCCACAGCAGCACCAGCCTGTCAGGCAAATCCGGAGGGGCCGCGTCGGCGAGCGGCGGCGTCGCCGGAGGGCCCCCTGCGCCGCCCGGAGGCGTGGTGGTGGATCTGACTCTTGACTCGTCTTCTGAGGAGGAAgggggcggcggtggcggcgacaGCGAGGACACTGATGATAGCGCGGACAGCCCCACCCCCAAGAGGGGCCGATACAACTACGACAAGGACTTAGTCACCGCCTACTGA